A stretch of DNA from Lycium ferocissimum isolate CSIRO_LF1 chromosome 4, AGI_CSIRO_Lferr_CH_V1, whole genome shotgun sequence:
TAGAAATTGTGTTTGAGGGatccttttaaaatatatgatAGTTTTTCaaggtatataaatatatgtacagtcaaatctctctataatTTCCATTCGTTACAAcgacatttcactataacggctTGATTTTCTCCGAAACCGATTTTTcctattatattttacttctctataacaacattctacctATAACAGTAGTGACGTtcattatagcggtacactctttgtaaaattacgtctctataacaaccatactcaaatattgtgtaatacTCTCTCCGACTCAAAAAAAgcgtccacttagccttttatttttttgttcaaaaaggGTGTCCACTTACctaatcaagaaagaattaacattattttttcagattttcccTTATTAGGTATTAAGTGACCAAATCCCAATACTTATTTAATTTGgaatagtttagtcaaattacctatttttgcctGGCTAAGTGGACAATCTTTTTGAACTGGGGGAAGTAACCTTTTGTAagatatatattatgtataaaaataaaatattaaaatatttatggtaatcatcaagagaaagctattgaattcctttttgctgaaagtttggacaaaaatcTTCGTTAATTCAagcgttatattatcactaagagactGGAATTTACAaaacaacctacaattgtagaattcttacgtcaaacttgaaatatttaaattttcaattaatttaaaatgcatatgcTCCTTAGTACggtacaactagttatgaatttattagtcacttcaatttttttttaatgaaacagAAAAATCAATCGAgaatttaaaattaacaagtattttgttttcgtttataacatatataaaaaaaagtatagaaaaataaatttatgcgtacttttgtttataacagctaaatgagatcCAAACATCAAATgtcaatatacatacataacaacacctcactatagcaactatgaaattttcggacaaacgctgccactatagagaggtttgactgtatatagGGTTTTTTCCGAAGTTATGAGGGGCACGTGTCCCCCCACTCTTCAAGGTGGGTCCGCCCCTGTTTATAGGTGTCCACCGTCTCTCACATACGACCCCACATACGGCCCTTCCTCACCATGTACTGTATGTGGTCCCATACCTGGGCGGTGTCCCTTTCCAGTAGCCCCAAACTTGGGGTCCTTCCCATACGATGGACATCCGGTCGTACCTCACCATGTACGGTTCGTATGTCACCTCATACATGTCGTACTTGGTCAAAACTCGTTCTTTTAAATCTCCTCAACCTCCAACCTTGTTCAACACTAACTTACACTAGATCCTTAATCGTTATACTTAAATACAACCATGTTTTCTCGAGTTCGGATGGATTTATCTACGTCGAACTTAGTCGTACCTTAGTTTGGAGATACAGGgcattaaatttatttttctcttgggAACATTCGTCCCGAATGTGAGTCGTAACTCAACAAAAGTCTAACTCTGgaatttcccaaaaattttggtagagtttcctttgtaaataGGACTATCCCAAAACCTATCAGCTAACCATAGACATGTATTGGAGCCTCACAGGGCACAACATGCATAGCATAtggaaatgagaagtaaagATACAAGGCTTCCCTTGCCATATTAGACATGAAAACAATACTCTTTAACGCaacttatctttttattttccgATATCTTCACCATAAGCAGAAAGTGTCGGCACGAATCATAAagaaattttaactttaaatgTTGACGTCACCTGGATATATGAAATATAGGTAAGATACCATATAGACATGTGTACTTTGATATTGGAACATTGACGTAAGACATTGTtttaacaaccttcttcttgatCATGGAATAAGTACGATTATTttgatttcatgtcttcttcggcttcccatgtgGCTTCTTCTACATTTGGGTTCCTCCGTAATACCTTAACGGAGGTTATCTATTTGGTTCTTAGCTTTCTGACCTGTCGATCAAGAATAGCCATTAGGACCTCTTCATAGGCTAAGTCCTCCGTAACTTCAATATCCTCCATAGGAACAAAGGAAGGATCCCCCACATATTTCTGTAATATAGGTACATGGAATACTAGGTGAACTACGGCTAATTCTGGAGGTAAATCTACTTCATAGGCCACCTAGTTGTATTCCAAACTCCATCATAAGTCATATTCCGGGGCTCCTTAGTCTCTCATAAATTTGACACTAGGGCAGTTTTTGAAAGATTTTAAGTTGTGGGTAAATCAAGCATATCTGgaactacatgtggccttagtTCTCATGCAACCTGAGATATAAGAAGCTTGATTCCAAGGCTCGACcatgatttttcaaaattcatgCCATTTTATTCAAAAGAGATGAACTGGTGGTCGGCCAAAATTGAAGTTTGTCAATTTCTTTGTCGTGGCCTTCTTTCATTATTCTGAGATGAACTGGTGGTCGGCCAAAATTGAAGTTTGTCAATTTCTTTGTCGTGGCCTTCTTTCATTATTCTTCACCAAAGAAAGGGTTAGTCATTGACACCTAATTTGGCTCTCtatatgttaaattaattagCTAAGCTTCTTGATTCTCACACATAGTAAAATTATCATGTTATACAGTCAGAATATTTtctaaaccattttttttttttgccgtttcacttggaaaaatattttaatatataatacGTACATTTTACATATAATTTTAATCACTCATCATGTTTGTGTAGGTTAATTATTTTACGTTAagcattttttattaaaaaccaGTCTATGTTTAGAACGAGTGCTCAACTGAATACATGCTTGAAATTATTAAATCAAGGCCTTTTATGACTTAATTATCAAAATTAGTCCATttgcaaataattattttgttttgttgattcaagaagcttgattagtaattaattaattaattaattcacCTAAATTAGTCTGATTCATAAAAGAGTGATTGATTTTGTAAAAAATGATTTCTGATTGCATTGATTGggttattttttcaaaaatcggTTACAATTGAAAccaaaagtatcacataaaaataaaaaattgtccATTTTAAATCCTCAAATCAACCCCACATTTCTTTGATTAACTTGGCCAACTTAGTCCGAAAACACTCGAGCCCAATCCCTAAACCGACTAAACCCAACCTAAAACCGTATGACCCTTACCATTTGCGCCTTTTAAACACCCAGAACCCTTTCCCCTTTCTCATTTCCCCAACCCTTAAACCCTAGAGTGCCAATCCTCCTCTCTTTTCCCTTTAGGTATGGCTTTCGCATGCGTTGGAATCAGGCAGAGCTTTGCCTCACTCAATCGAGTAAATCCATTAACGGCTTTTGGACGTTCCCTCCGGTGATGATCGCCATCAACTAAGAGGTAACatcctctctcttctcttttgttCTGAATATCAATTCTCATTCGACCACAAGGACAAATCTCATCCATTTCCCCTTTTCCTGAATCTTTTTCAATGAATTTCAAATAATTATCTCAATTCGTCCAAACAAATAGTAATTGATAAGAAAGTGCATACTTTTAGTATATTtccacaaaaagaagaagaagaaaacgaTAACGGAActagaaaatataaaatttgaaaatatttcaaatgaagtaataatttaacttgaaattttattattattctaaAATGAAAGTCATATCCAAACGCATTATcccaaagaaagagaaaagtcAATATTTTTACTCTCATTTTTGTTttaaaccaaaacaaaataaagtcaCATTTCTTCCAAATTGTAAAAGcacattttttatatttgtgtTAAAGTTGGGAGCAAATCAGCTTTTAATAAAGTTTGTAACGACTTGTAGAAAACCCTAGTCCCTTTCCCTCCTATATATAAATGCTTTAGTAGTCCCTCTCATTCGGTCATTCTCAACGCAACTTAACCTACTGCGGCTGAGATGAAGGGCATTGACAACAAGGAAGAGGACGTCAACGATGATGACGACGATGGAATTCAATTCCAGCATGAATCCTCCACATGGATTTTTCATAATTGAATCAATGAATCACCAAGTTGTAAgttctttcttttcatatattactGTTCATTGATGTCTTAGTGCTTGAATGAACTATCTCTTGCAAATACTCCGGTTCCTTTAAAATATTCACACTTGAAAAGAACATTCTAGTTTTAGTTGTTCTATATGATGTAATAGAAAATTCAGCTGATAAGTCTTTTAAACTGAATTTTTTCTTAGATCCAAAAAGATTTTATTACTTAGATTAAGTGGTTAATTCAATCTACAAACTAATTTTCTTTCAATGAGTTGTTCAATTTTTTCTATCGGTTTAAGTATTCACATTTGGTAAGATATATATTCTTAAACTAGTTCTATCTTAAGCAACAGTGAAAGTAGTATCATCTAATTTAATGAATGGGCCGAAGACATTATTTAATTTAGGCTTGTCTATGTGAAAGTGATAAATGCATATGAAAAAAGTCTAAAATTATACTACATCCTATACAAGTGATAAAAAATCCAAGTTTTTTTAGGTTATGGTTCCTCGTATGGGATAAGAGAAACCCCCACTTACCCGTTTATTGTGAAAATATTTAGCAGAATTATCATATGAATTTCAACTTCAGATAGTGCACCTTCGAAGAAGTGCATCAACATTTTCAGTGTTGTGACACCATAAACAGGCATGATATATGAATTTTAACGACCATTCTTAATGAAGGGAAATGAGTACAATCGTTACAAATATACTTACAGTTACTAATTTTTTTCCCGATCATTAAAACTAATTTTGAGCTCAACATTAATGATGAAATAATATCCCTTCCTTAAAAAGCATAACAACTGatgttaaaaattaattaatcaaccgctactttttctctctttttcttttaaccCTCCACAatcaattttttctaaaaatagtgTTAATTTTTCATTTCTAGAATAATTCCAATGgttacttttattttctttcaaatcaaATTGGATGTCCTTCCTTTTGATTACGGTATAATAGatctattttattttgtaacaGACGTCGTCGAGGGCAGTGACCAATTGAGCATATGGGCAGCACACTGTGGAAATGCTTGAAATGGAAGATGATTTCAACACAGGAAGAGTTTGAGGAAATCAGAAGTAGATTTATTGATGAACTCTTTTATCGCGAAAAAGAACAAACCCCAACACTTCTAGGAATGACGACAGTTCCTCTTTGTTCGTTAGTATTTTTTACCGGTTATCTGCTTATCCAGAGAATCAACTGTGAAGGGAGGGAACCCGcactaatttttttaagaaaagtaTCAACTGCCCCACCCCACATTGCACCCACATAAAGTCAGACCCGCACCACCCCGTATACATGCTTCTTGCGAAGACCCACCTGATACGATTATTCGCGAACTTGGGCCATTGACAAGCCCAATCAGCCTAAAACCATAACTGGATATAAGAGAGTATTCTACCTGAGGAAAGATTACTCTGAAATGGATGCTTATTATGTCACTCCTTCTAGGAAGAGACTAAGATCTATTACAGAAGTGGGTACTTTTCTTCAACAAAATTCTGAGTTTAGTGACCTATCAGTCTCAGATTCAGATTTAAGAAGCCCAAAATTATGGATGACATTATACCCTCTAGTAGCACTAAATAAGTGCGTGGATGGAGCTAAAATTTTAGATTCATTTGCGGTGTAGATGCATTTTCTAGAGTCCTGAAATGCTTAAAAGTTCAATTTATTTGCCGTTTGTTGTTATTTTCCATCTCTTTGGTATAAAAATCTTTTAATGTATGCAAAATCATCTTTTATTGTTAAGGGGGGAAaggattttatttgatataagtGAATAAAGGAAAATTTCTTTGCCTTCTTTACTTTGATTTAGCTGGTGacttaacttttttcttttctttccattcAATTCAGATAAAGGAGAAAAACTTTGAAGTTttgcttctttcctttttgtatCTGCTTGCCCCGTATTAAAAGAATATATTTGCTTGCCAGAAAGAGAATGAAGGGCATTGACAAGCATGAAAACCATGtcaatgacgatgatgatgataatggaaTTCAATTCCAGCATGAATTCTTCATAATAAATCAGTGAATCGCCAAGTTGtaaattctttcttttcatttctttcctttatttgatGATGTACTGTTTATTTACACCTTAGTGCTTGAATGAACTATCACTTCCAAATACTCTAGTTCCTTCAAAAGATTCACCCTTGTAAAAAACATTCTAGTTTTAGTTGTAGTGTATGATCTAATAGAAAATTCAACTAATATGTCTTTTAAActcaattttttctttgatCCAAAAAGATTTTCCTACTTAGAAGAAGTAGTTAATTCAACATTAAATAAATgagatataatcttgttatcccaatatgcaaataaaatattttttccctttGAGTTTTTAGAATTTTTCCTATCGAATGAAGTATTAATATTTGGTATGCTATACATAAACCATTTCTACCTTAATAAATAGTGAAAGTAGTATCAACTATATTTAAGGAATTGGCTGAAGATATTTTTCAATTTAGGCTTGTTTATGTGAAAGTGATAAATGCATGTGAAAGCAAGTCCTAAAATACTACATCCTATATAAGTGATAAAAAATCAAAGGTTTTTTAGTTTACGGTTCCTTGTAAGCATAAGAGAAACCCTTACTTACCCGTCTCATGTGAAAATATTTAGCCGAATTATCACTTGAGTTgtttttatttcaactttagGTAGGCTACCTGTAACGACCTGTTCGGTCGTTTTGGGCATTATGACTCATTTTCCCTAAATGATCCTTCTCGTATGCGAGGATGGGTGGAAGGGTTCCCGCAGAAATCAGGTGAGTatggaagaagaaaatctaCAATTTGAAGTTCTTAAGTTGATATAAGAAAACGGCTAACCAAAGTCAATATTCAGAGTAAACATACTCGGAATCGAGGTTCGAAGTTTTCATACGTCCGGAtggtgatttatgacttagttggATAGTTTAGACAAACCCTGAGGATCTCGAGAGTGAATCAGATACTTGAGTTGCATTCTAGTAGAATTAAAAGTTAAGAGTTCATCACCTTCAAATAGTTGCCTAAACGAGCTCAGATTCATGGTTTCAAAGTTTCAACAGGTtggtatgatgattttggacttgtctgCAAGTTTGGTTAGATTCTAATAAGTTTCAGATGAGTTTGGGTTGTGAGGCGCTCGTATTTGATGTTTCGAAGAAGGTTTTATCATAAACTATACCATATTAAGCAAATGAGCTctgaattttgtttttattgaaaCATTATATCTGTATCATGATTTTGGAATCATAAATAGTCGAATTTCGAGATCGTATAAGAACATTATGGCCGTTTTAGCATAAATATATCATGCTGATGCAGCTATGATTGCGATCTCAAAGCTTTAGTTGCGACCACGAAGGCTTTCGTCTCGATCGCGAAGGATTTCACTGCGCCTGCAGACCTTTTAAGGCGACTGCATAGCCCTTCATTGCGACTGCATACAGTTGTTACAAAAAGTGACCATGGTTAGTTATAAATTGACAATTTGTCCCAATAGTgtattttcataattttgagAGTTCTAGAGCTCGAATTGGGATGCTTTTTGCGATATTCTTCACGTTTCAACGTAGGGGTAAGAATCTCGTTCATTAGTGAGTGAATAGATGCTTTAGTTGGAGAGAATTTGGATTTTGAGCCCTAAAGTTAAGAGAATAAAATCCCTTAATTTGGGGACCGATTTATGTGTAGAATTAAGTGATTTTCTGGATACAGGTGTAACGACCCTCCAGGACATTTTGAGACTTTTATCCATTTTTTCCTAAATGACCCTTCTCATAGCTTTAAAATGATGTTTTTGACTTGGGGGATAAGTGGTGCAATTCCCAATGCTATTGTGTGAGTATCAGAGAATAAATAGTAAATTTTGAAGTCCTTAAGTTAAGTAATAAGAATGGTTGACAAAATTCAACATCTGGGGTTAACTAACTCGATGTGAATTTAGGTAGTTCCGTTAGATTCGGAACATGATTTATGACCTAGTTGGATGGTTGGGGTGGATCCTGAGGAGCTGAGGTGTGTTTTGGACtcttggttgagaaactagttaGAGTGAAGATTAGGAGTTAACCACGGTCAACCTCAGCTCAAGATGACCCCCTATGAGTGTTCTGAGTGCACAAGTAGGTTCGTAATGTATTTTATGACTGAAAttcatatttg
This window harbors:
- the LOC132054211 gene encoding methyl-CpG-binding domain-containing protein 4-like; translated protein: MGSTLWKCLKWKMISTQEEFEEIRSRFIDELFYREKEQTPTLLGMTTVPLCSLVFFTGYLLIQRINCEGREPALIFLRKVSTAPPHIWAIDKPNQPKTITGYKRVFYLRKDYSEMDAYYVTPSRKRLRSITEVGTFLQQNSEFSDLSVSDSDLRSPKLWMTLYPLVALNKCVDGAKILDSFAV